Proteins from a genomic interval of Sphingobacterium lactis:
- a CDS encoding BlaI/MecI/CopY family transcriptional regulator, with the protein MEKLTLQEEEAMLSIWQLNGGFVREILENLKDGQMPYTTLASTIRNLEKKGYVKAVKYANAKRYEPMVSAEEYKAKFMNSFVGDYFKNSYKEMVSFFVKEEKLSSEELEEIMSMIKNQKS; encoded by the coding sequence ATGGAAAAGCTAACCTTGCAAGAAGAAGAAGCGATGTTGTCGATCTGGCAATTGAATGGTGGTTTTGTCCGGGAAATCCTGGAGAATCTTAAAGACGGTCAAATGCCCTATACAACCCTGGCGTCCACCATCCGGAACCTGGAAAAAAAAGGCTATGTGAAAGCCGTGAAGTACGCTAATGCCAAGCGGTATGAACCCATGGTATCGGCGGAAGAGTATAAAGCCAAGTTCATGAATTCCTTCGTCGGCGATTATTTCAAGAATTCGTATAAGGAAATGGTTTCCTTCTTTGTGAAGGAGGAGAAGCTGAGTTCCGAAGAGTTGGAGGAAATCATGAGTATGATCAAGAACCAAAAATCTTAA
- a CDS encoding T9SS type A sorting domain-containing protein, translating to MKLELRKISRLAVCNLCLCLGLAGYAQASSLSTSTSSTVTAFDFSADKPEENEKLINNVKVFYNGIADQVAVQFKLSKSSTVSIRVMDALGNEVLSLHNGSLEAGVQNLQFETHQKLTDGFYFVRVSSGSETIVKRISVRN from the coding sequence ATGAAATTAGAATTGAGAAAAATATCACGTCTTGCAGTCTGTAACCTATGTCTTTGCTTAGGTTTAGCAGGATATGCTCAAGCTTCTAGTTTATCCACTTCCACTTCTTCCACGGTGACGGCATTTGATTTTTCCGCAGACAAACCGGAGGAGAACGAAAAGTTGATCAATAATGTAAAGGTATTCTACAACGGCATTGCCGATCAGGTAGCTGTTCAATTCAAATTGAGCAAATCCAGTACGGTAAGCATTCGGGTGATGGATGCCCTGGGGAATGAGGTCTTGAGTCTTCACAATGGTTCCCTGGAAGCTGGCGTACAGAACCTGCAGTTCGAGACACACCAGAAATTGACCGATGGGTTTTACTTCGTTCGTGTGTCGAGTGGATCAGAGACCATCGTAAAACGTATTTCAGTTCGAAATTAA
- a CDS encoding prohibitin family protein — protein sequence MKRNLIALSATLIVAFIVWVSCTERIDAGYEGIKVKLYGSEKGVQDVSLVTGRVWYNPVTESIYEFPTYVQTVNYESFTVNAKDGSVFSVDPTLSLRVSLGSSPKIFTKYRKPVEEILNMTLVNHIKDVYRIEFNNYSTDSIISNRERFEAGVQDKMNKFLAQEGFVLEQLTSGIQYPESITQAINAKNAAIQKAQQAENELKVVEADAKKMIVQAEAEAKANELRQQTLSPLIIQQQFIEKWDGSTPLYGNSPVIFKDIK from the coding sequence ATGAAACGTAACCTCATCGCGCTTAGCGCAACACTTATTGTGGCTTTTATTGTCTGGGTTTCCTGTACGGAGCGTATTGACGCAGGATATGAGGGCATCAAAGTCAAATTGTACGGTTCGGAAAAGGGTGTTCAGGACGTCAGCCTAGTTACCGGCCGCGTATGGTACAACCCGGTTACCGAATCCATCTATGAATTTCCGACCTATGTACAGACCGTAAACTACGAGAGCTTTACCGTGAATGCCAAGGATGGTTCTGTATTTTCGGTGGATCCTACCCTTTCCCTTCGGGTAAGCTTGGGCAGTTCCCCAAAGATTTTCACCAAATACCGCAAACCGGTTGAGGAGATCCTGAACATGACCTTGGTGAACCACATCAAGGATGTTTACCGTATTGAATTCAATAACTACAGTACGGATTCGATTATCAGCAATCGCGAACGTTTTGAAGCGGGTGTACAGGATAAGATGAACAAGTTTCTGGCTCAGGAAGGCTTTGTGCTGGAGCAATTGACCAGTGGCATCCAATACCCGGAATCCATCACCCAAGCAATCAATGCCAAGAATGCGGCCATACAGAAGGCACAACAGGCCGAAAATGAGCTGAAAGTGGTAGAGGCCGATGCCAAGAAGATGATCGTGCAGGCGGAAGCAGAAGCCAAAGCCAACGAACTTAGGCAGCAAACCCTATCACCATTGATCATCCAACAACAATTTATCGAGAAATGGGACGGATCAACGCCATTGTACGGCAACAGTCCGGTAATTTTCAAGGATATCAAATAA
- a CDS encoding KUP/HAK/KT family potassium transporter, translating to MSSDHKHNLNKLSWGGLLISLGIIFGDIGTSPLYVFKAIFNKGEIQELMIYGGLSCIFWTLTLQTTVKYVLITLNADNKGEGGILSLYSLVRKKAKWLIIPAIIGGSTLLADGMITPAITISSAIEGLVIKTPNFPTIPVVVLIISFLFIIQRFGTNIVGRVFGPLMMIWFTTIGVLGVSYLGHSPDIWKSLNPYYAYQLLATYPDAWFILGAIFLCTTGAEALYSDMGHVGKSNIRISWIYVKIMLILNYFGQGAWLLEHNGLLLGETNPFYAIMPDWFVIWGVTIATIAAVIASQAMISGSFTLIAEAVRLNIWPKVAIRYPSDHKGQIYVPSVNLILYLGCMLVILVFRESSNMEAAYGLAINLTFIMTTILMTVFMIRKRINAVLIGLFATVYTIIEVAFLVGNISKIAHGGWLTLLLAMSLFIVMYSWYGARKIKNRFVKFVNIRDYFPILSELSEDKSVPLFASHLVYLTSANNLYEVESKITYSIINKKAKRADVYWLVHVDVMDNPHTREYKVTQLIPGKLIRIDFHLGFREEQKISLLFRKVVEDMVKNGEINITSNYETLKKHNIPGDFNFVVLEKVISKTHFLKWNEKIITEIYKILKKLSLSEEKGFGLDSSFVTLERVPLTIPNTEEVKLTRL from the coding sequence ATGTCATCAGACCATAAACACAATCTCAACAAACTTAGTTGGGGCGGTTTATTAATCAGTTTAGGTATCATATTTGGAGACATAGGCACATCCCCACTCTACGTATTCAAGGCAATTTTCAACAAGGGAGAAATCCAGGAACTCATGATCTATGGCGGTCTGTCCTGTATCTTCTGGACTTTAACGCTTCAGACCACGGTAAAGTACGTCCTGATCACCTTGAATGCGGACAACAAGGGCGAGGGCGGTATTCTATCGCTCTACTCTTTGGTTCGGAAAAAGGCGAAATGGCTAATTATTCCGGCTATTATCGGAGGTAGTACGCTCCTGGCCGATGGGATGATCACACCGGCCATCACGATTTCTTCGGCCATCGAGGGTTTGGTGATCAAAACGCCAAATTTCCCGACAATCCCCGTGGTGGTGCTCATCATTTCCTTCCTCTTTATCATCCAACGGTTCGGAACGAATATCGTGGGTCGGGTCTTTGGTCCGTTGATGATGATCTGGTTCACCACGATTGGTGTATTGGGTGTCTCCTATTTGGGACACAGTCCGGATATTTGGAAGTCCCTCAATCCGTATTATGCCTACCAACTGCTGGCGACCTATCCCGATGCATGGTTTATCCTGGGTGCCATCTTCCTGTGTACCACGGGTGCTGAAGCGCTGTATTCGGACATGGGCCATGTGGGCAAGTCCAACATCCGCATCAGCTGGATCTATGTGAAGATTATGCTGATCCTGAACTATTTCGGACAGGGTGCATGGCTTTTGGAGCACAACGGATTGTTATTGGGCGAAACCAACCCATTCTATGCGATTATGCCGGATTGGTTTGTGATCTGGGGGGTTACCATTGCGACCATTGCGGCGGTCATTGCCAGTCAGGCCATGATTTCGGGATCCTTTACCCTGATTGCTGAAGCGGTACGCCTGAATATATGGCCAAAAGTGGCAATCCGCTACCCGAGTGACCACAAGGGACAGATTTATGTACCTTCAGTGAACCTCATCCTGTATTTGGGCTGTATGTTGGTCATCTTGGTCTTCCGAGAATCCAGCAATATGGAGGCTGCCTATGGTCTGGCCATCAACCTGACCTTTATCATGACCACCATCCTGATGACGGTTTTTATGATCCGCAAGCGGATCAATGCGGTATTGATCGGTCTTTTTGCAACGGTTTATACCATCATCGAGGTGGCATTCCTAGTCGGAAATATCAGTAAGATTGCGCATGGTGGTTGGTTGACCCTGCTGTTGGCGATGAGTCTGTTCATTGTGATGTATAGCTGGTACGGCGCACGGAAAATTAAGAATCGCTTTGTGAAGTTCGTCAATATCCGGGACTACTTTCCTATTCTGTCCGAACTCAGCGAGGACAAATCCGTTCCCCTGTTCGCCTCCCATCTGGTCTACCTGACCAGTGCGAACAACCTGTACGAGGTAGAATCCAAGATCACCTATTCCATCATCAACAAGAAAGCGAAACGTGCCGATGTATATTGGTTGGTGCACGTGGATGTCATGGACAACCCGCATACACGAGAATATAAGGTCACCCAATTGATTCCTGGGAAATTGATCCGCATTGACTTCCATCTCGGTTTCCGGGAGGAACAGAAAATCAGCTTGCTTTTCCGTAAAGTAGTAGAAGATATGGTGAAAAATGGAGAAATCAATATCACCAGCAACTATGAAACCCTGAAGAAGCACAATATCCCTGGCGATTTCAACTTTGTGGTACTCGAGAAAGTCATCTCCAAGACACACTTCCTGAAATGGAACGAGAAGATCATTACGGAAATCTATAAAATATTGAAGAAGCTCAGCCTCTCCGAGGAGAAAGGTTTTGGCCTGGATAGCAGCTTCGTAACGCTTGAGCGCGTGCCACTGACCATTCCGAACACGGAAGAAGTCAAGCTGACACGGTTATAA
- a CDS encoding M56 family metallopeptidase has translation MEAILTYLIQVNLLLALLFLGYQGLLKGLTFYRLNRLYLLLGSMYAFLYPFLDVKSWFADKLELPQGIFYSYLPAVEVEQATQFSFVDLLTYTVLLGATVFFTKLLMQLLSLLRIHWHSKPAHWRQYLFRNVVFPITPFSFFNKIYLHQEQHHDLELNDIFKHEYVHVKGLHSIDVLWFEMVLITCWYNPFVWLMRKSVRQNLEFLTDQQVLDKGVDRQAYQYSLLHVTKQGARVDISNQFNFKTLKKRIMMMNKKRSSKVELGKYAFLLPILIITGISFSVNRAEAQIEKVVIQLQDADVVEQMDRVMTIKLPDTTKQEVNRVHIARDMGTPDSIIVNLKESTDEVIVREKGNMEQGTNTEFRPKVERITVDLRRPVIIYNGEKLSKEASIINVPLEEMSSVEIIKGPEAVQKYGQEAKYGALVVRGNLPADRFMPRTPQVGVEFRSKKVKNIPGLTVSGQQTDTVITVQGFQSKPQRLHNGEGMKFEAKQQDLTEITVQGYKRPDKTEDNSSAAESIPHRIRILGHSLNSGNARDALYFIDGKESSFKETQKINAAEIDSFETISPTSATSLYGQKGKHGAIIITTKNAKRK, from the coding sequence ATGGAAGCGATACTGACCTACCTCATTCAAGTGAACCTGCTCTTGGCGTTGCTGTTCCTGGGTTACCAAGGTTTGTTGAAAGGGCTAACTTTCTACAGGCTCAACAGGCTGTATCTGTTGCTTGGCTCAATGTACGCCTTCCTGTACCCATTCTTAGATGTAAAGTCTTGGTTTGCGGACAAGCTCGAGCTCCCTCAGGGTATTTTCTATAGTTATCTCCCGGCGGTGGAGGTGGAGCAGGCCACCCAATTCAGTTTCGTCGATCTATTGACCTACACAGTGCTGTTGGGGGCAACCGTGTTCTTTACAAAATTGCTCATGCAGTTATTGAGCCTGCTGCGTATCCATTGGCACTCCAAACCTGCCCATTGGCGGCAATACCTCTTTCGTAACGTGGTTTTTCCCATTACGCCGTTTTCCTTTTTCAATAAAATCTATCTCCATCAGGAGCAGCACCATGACCTGGAGCTGAACGATATTTTCAAGCACGAATACGTCCATGTGAAAGGCCTTCACAGTATCGACGTCCTCTGGTTTGAAATGGTGTTGATAACCTGTTGGTATAATCCTTTCGTATGGCTAATGCGCAAATCCGTACGTCAAAATCTGGAATTCTTGACTGATCAACAAGTGCTGGATAAAGGTGTGGACCGACAGGCTTACCAATACTCGCTGCTGCATGTCACCAAGCAGGGTGCTCGTGTGGACATCAGCAACCAGTTTAATTTTAAAACCTTAAAAAAGCGCATTATGATGATGAACAAAAAACGCTCATCGAAGGTGGAGCTGGGCAAGTACGCCTTTCTCCTCCCAATCTTGATCATTACCGGCATCAGTTTTTCAGTAAACAGGGCAGAGGCTCAGATTGAAAAGGTGGTCATCCAATTGCAGGATGCCGACGTGGTCGAACAGATGGACCGGGTGATGACCATTAAGCTCCCGGATACCACCAAGCAAGAGGTCAATCGGGTCCATATCGCCAGGGACATGGGAACCCCAGATTCCATTATAGTGAATTTGAAGGAATCTACCGACGAAGTAATCGTCCGTGAGAAAGGCAACATGGAACAGGGGACAAATACTGAATTCCGCCCCAAAGTGGAACGGATTACCGTAGATCTTCGGAGACCTGTGATAATCTATAATGGAGAAAAACTGTCGAAGGAAGCTTCCATAATAAATGTTCCGCTCGAGGAAATGTCGTCCGTGGAAATCATAAAAGGTCCGGAGGCTGTACAGAAATACGGTCAGGAAGCAAAATATGGCGCCCTTGTTGTCAGGGGTAACCTTCCTGCAGATCGTTTTATGCCCAGGACACCGCAGGTAGGAGTTGAGTTCAGATCCAAAAAGGTCAAGAATATACCAGGGTTGACTGTCAGCGGACAACAGACAGATACCGTTATAACGGTACAGGGATTCCAGTCGAAACCACAACGGTTACATAATGGGGAAGGGATGAAGTTCGAGGCGAAACAACAGGATCTGACAGAAATAACGGTGCAGGGCTACAAGCGTCCTGACAAAACTGAAGATAATTCTTCCGCTGCCGAAAGTATTCCCCACCGCATTCGAATCTTAGGACATTCGCTAAATTCTGGGAATGCAAGGGATGCACTATATTTTATCGATGGCAAGGAAAGCTCCTTCAAAGAGACCCAGAAAATCAATGCCGCGGAAATTGATAGCTTTGAGACAATAAGTCCAACTTCTGCAACATCCCTATACGGTCAGAAGGGCAAGCATGGAGCGATCATTATTACAACCAAGAACGCCAAGAGAAAGTAA
- a CDS encoding ACP phosphodiesterase: MNFLSHFYFERFATHPERVVGSLLPDLLKNFDKSYTFHPQRFEEQLFTHPLGVELSEGWYRHVEVDKLFHSSTYFIDHSHYLRKELDPVIADLPIRGTFLAHIAIELILDHLLIKHELVNVSRLYENLANVNRTVLKNYLITIGVPDVDGFLTFYDKFIAWRYIFEYKDLEQISKPLINISKRIWQFEVTADVHERMTAVLLSYTEERMHDFKDVYAYIQDNLTYLS, encoded by the coding sequence ATGAATTTTCTTTCTCATTTCTATTTTGAACGTTTTGCAACCCATCCGGAGCGGGTAGTGGGCTCCCTACTACCAGATTTACTGAAGAACTTCGATAAGAGCTATACCTTCCACCCCCAACGGTTCGAAGAGCAGTTGTTTACCCATCCGCTGGGCGTTGAGCTGTCCGAAGGGTGGTACCGGCATGTGGAAGTCGATAAACTATTCCATAGTAGCACCTATTTCATCGATCACAGCCATTACCTGCGGAAGGAGCTTGATCCCGTCATTGCCGATCTCCCTATCCGTGGAACCTTCCTAGCCCATATTGCCATTGAACTGATTTTGGATCATTTGCTCATCAAACATGAATTGGTGAATGTTTCCCGATTATATGAGAACCTTGCCAATGTCAACCGCACGGTGCTCAAAAATTATTTAATAACCATAGGGGTTCCAGATGTGGATGGATTCCTGACCTTTTATGATAAGTTTATTGCATGGCGTTATATTTTCGAATATAAAGACTTGGAACAGATTTCAAAGCCTTTGATTAATATTTCAAAACGGATTTGGCAGTTCGAGGTGACGGCAGATGTACATGAGCGAATGACGGCAGTACTGCTTTCCTATACGGAGGAGCGGATGCATGATTTTAAAGATGTATATGCATATATTCAGGATAATTTGACGTATTTGTCATAA
- the tyrS gene encoding tyrosine--tRNA ligase, producing MNFVEELRWRGMLQDIMPGTEELLNKEQVAGYIGFDPTGDSLHVGHLTQIMTLIHFQHAGHKPIALVGGATGMIGDPSFKSAERNLLDEATLKHNVASLKNQLVKFLEFGEGETDAKMVNNYDWFKDFSFLEFIRDVGKLITVNYMMAKDSVKKRLEGENGLSFTEFSYQLIQGYDFYYLWKNHGCKVQMGGSDQWGNIVTGSEIVRRQEQGTVFGLTTQLIKKSDGQKFGKTESGAVWLDAKKTSPYKYYQFWLNATDDDAKNWIKIFTLKPKEEIDAIIAEHDQAPHMRLVQKALAKDITIRTHSEQDYETAVKTSEFLFGNGTLDFLSNLDHEAVLEVFDGVPQFEIAKDKLAAGINILDLLAVDSQVFPSKGEARKMLQGGGVSLNREKLNDIEMTVNTDQLINNKYLIVQRGKKNYYLITVH from the coding sequence ATGAACTTTGTAGAAGAACTACGCTGGAGAGGCATGCTTCAAGACATCATGCCAGGAACAGAAGAATTGTTAAACAAAGAACAAGTGGCGGGCTATATCGGCTTCGACCCAACAGGCGATTCCCTACATGTTGGTCATTTAACCCAAATCATGACGTTAATCCACTTTCAGCATGCAGGCCACAAGCCTATTGCTTTGGTTGGTGGGGCAACGGGAATGATTGGTGACCCTTCATTTAAATCGGCAGAGCGTAACCTTCTTGATGAAGCAACGCTGAAACACAATGTCGCATCGTTGAAAAACCAATTGGTCAAATTCCTGGAATTTGGCGAAGGTGAAACGGATGCGAAGATGGTGAACAACTACGATTGGTTCAAAGACTTCAGTTTCTTGGAATTTATCCGTGACGTTGGAAAGCTGATTACCGTGAATTACATGATGGCCAAGGATTCGGTTAAGAAACGCCTAGAGGGGGAGAACGGTTTATCCTTCACGGAATTCTCGTATCAACTGATTCAAGGGTATGACTTCTATTATCTTTGGAAGAACCATGGCTGTAAAGTGCAGATGGGTGGCTCCGACCAATGGGGTAACATCGTCACAGGTAGTGAGATCGTACGCCGCCAGGAACAGGGTACCGTATTCGGCTTGACTACCCAGCTTATCAAGAAATCCGATGGGCAGAAGTTTGGTAAAACGGAATCCGGCGCAGTATGGCTGGATGCGAAGAAAACTTCTCCATATAAATATTATCAATTCTGGTTGAATGCAACGGATGATGACGCCAAAAACTGGATTAAGATCTTCACGTTGAAACCGAAGGAAGAAATCGATGCCATCATTGCTGAGCATGACCAAGCACCTCATATGCGTTTGGTGCAGAAGGCATTGGCGAAGGATATCACCATTCGTACACACAGTGAGCAGGATTATGAAACTGCAGTGAAGACGTCGGAGTTCCTATTCGGAAACGGAACACTGGATTTCTTGTCCAATCTGGACCATGAGGCTGTTCTTGAAGTATTCGATGGTGTCCCTCAGTTTGAGATTGCCAAGGATAAACTTGCCGCCGGCATCAATATCCTGGATCTCCTAGCTGTAGATTCACAGGTATTCCCTTCCAAAGGGGAAGCCCGTAAAATGCTTCAAGGTGGTGGAGTTTCGTTGAACCGTGAGAAATTGAACGATATCGAAATGACCGTCAACACGGATCAACTCATCAACAACAAATACCTGATCGTGCAGCGTGGTAAGAAAAACTACTACCTGATCACCGTTCATTAA
- a CDS encoding amino acid permease, with product MANRLFRKKSVDQILSDAEHGGSGLAKVLGVRDLVSLGIAAIVGAGIFSTIGLASYNGGPAVSLLFVFVAFACVFTALSYAQFASTVPVSGSAYTYAYVAFGELFAWIIGWALVLEYAVSNMVVAISWSQYFVSMLEGFGIHLPKWLTMAPGYALDAHQKFLEVGLDKMESIDKVALQAYETAPRILDMPIIFDLPAGLITFFVTWLVYIGIKESRKASNFMVLVKVGIILAVILGGIFFVKPENWVPFAPNGLGGVMSGVAAVFFAFIGFDSISTTAEECKNPQRDLPRAMIYCLLICAVLYVAITLVLTGMVNYTELNVKDPLAYVFQYVGFDHMAGIISVTSVIAITSALLVFQLAQPRIWMTMSRDGLLWKKFATIHPKYKTPSFATIVTGIVVAVPALFFKMDFFVDLTSVGTFFAFILVCCGVLYMDASGLSKRSKFKVPYVNGKYIVGIGFIIGVILVYQFSGETVSHWMEMGSANILLHKSLVIFFWLTWLVLSYLSFKHNFSLLPVMGILINLYLMSELGASNWIIFILWLLAGLVIYFGYGYKHSKLRNREEEKTV from the coding sequence ATGGCTAATAGGCTATTTCGAAAGAAAAGCGTAGATCAGATTCTTTCAGATGCGGAACATGGCGGCTCGGGCTTAGCGAAAGTCCTTGGTGTCCGGGACTTGGTTTCCTTGGGTATTGCCGCAATCGTCGGTGCCGGTATTTTCAGTACCATCGGACTGGCGAGTTACAACGGAGGTCCCGCAGTCTCCTTATTATTTGTCTTTGTGGCCTTTGCCTGTGTTTTCACAGCACTATCTTATGCACAGTTTGCCAGTACGGTTCCGGTTTCCGGATCGGCCTATACATATGCCTATGTGGCATTCGGCGAACTTTTCGCATGGATCATCGGTTGGGCATTGGTGCTCGAATATGCAGTTTCCAATATGGTGGTGGCGATCTCCTGGTCGCAATATTTCGTATCGATGCTGGAAGGATTCGGTATACACCTCCCCAAATGGCTGACCATGGCGCCGGGATATGCCCTAGATGCCCACCAGAAATTCCTGGAAGTAGGGTTGGATAAAATGGAATCCATCGATAAAGTTGCCCTACAGGCCTATGAAACGGCTCCTCGGATTTTGGATATGCCCATCATCTTTGACCTTCCGGCCGGCTTGATCACATTTTTTGTGACCTGGTTGGTATACATCGGAATCAAAGAGTCCCGCAAGGCCAGTAACTTCATGGTCCTGGTGAAGGTCGGGATTATTCTGGCAGTTATCCTTGGTGGTATTTTCTTTGTGAAACCTGAAAACTGGGTGCCTTTTGCTCCCAATGGCTTGGGTGGCGTAATGAGTGGGGTGGCTGCGGTATTCTTTGCCTTTATCGGCTTCGACTCCATTTCTACCACAGCGGAGGAATGTAAGAATCCGCAGCGCGATCTGCCGCGCGCAATGATCTATTGCCTACTTATCTGTGCTGTACTGTATGTGGCCATAACCCTCGTCCTAACGGGGATGGTGAATTATACCGAATTGAACGTTAAGGATCCATTGGCATATGTTTTCCAATATGTCGGATTTGACCACATGGCGGGTATAATATCGGTTACTTCTGTCATTGCGATCACATCCGCATTGTTGGTGTTCCAATTGGCACAACCGCGGATCTGGATGACCATGAGTCGGGACGGATTGCTGTGGAAGAAATTTGCCACCATCCACCCGAAATATAAAACACCATCCTTTGCGACAATCGTAACAGGTATCGTGGTTGCCGTACCGGCCTTGTTCTTCAAGATGGATTTCTTTGTGGATTTAACGTCCGTGGGGACTTTCTTCGCCTTTATCCTGGTATGTTGCGGTGTGCTGTATATGGATGCCTCAGGTCTTTCCAAACGCTCCAAATTTAAGGTGCCTTATGTGAATGGGAAGTATATCGTCGGGATTGGATTTATCATCGGCGTCATTCTGGTTTATCAATTCAGCGGAGAAACAGTTTCTCATTGGATGGAGATGGGTTCTGCCAATATCCTTTTGCATAAATCGCTGGTCATATTCTTCTGGTTGACATGGTTGGTGCTGAGTTACCTCAGTTTCAAACATAATTTCTCGCTCTTGCCGGTAATGGGAATCCTCATCAATCTGTACCTGATGTCAGAGCTTGGAGCGAGCAACTGGATCATCTTTATCCTGTGGTTATTGGCCGGTTTGGTTATCTATTTTGGGTATGGCTATAAGCATTCCAAACTCAGAAACAGAGAGGAAGAAAAAACGGTATAA
- a CDS encoding citrate synthase codes for MSETASINLNGTTFDFPVITGTENEKAIDISKLRDQSGYITLDPGFKNTGSTKSAITFLDGEKGVLTYRGYAIEDLADKSTFLEVAYLLIYGELPTKDVLEKFRADIRSQMMIHEDMKNFFAGFPSKSHPMGQLSCLVGALSAFYPESLNPNQTDEEENKMIINLLAKMPTIVSWIQKKSLGHPVVYPKNNFGYIENFLNMIFGEVNQEKTFDPVVIDAMHKLLILHADHEQNCSTSTVRMVGSSNANMYASISAGINALWGPLHGGANQAVIEMLEAIKNDGGDADKYLAKAKDKNDPFRLMGFGHRVYKNFDPRAKIIKKACDDVLEKLGVQDPVLDIAKRLEEAALSDQYFIDRKLYPNVDFYSGIIYRALGFNSDMFTVLFALGRLPGWIAQWKEMRDNKEPIGRPRQVYIGENLRQYVPIADRK; via the coding sequence ATGTCTGAAACTGCATCTATTAACTTAAATGGGACTACATTTGATTTCCCTGTTATCACGGGAACGGAGAATGAAAAAGCCATAGATATTTCAAAATTAAGAGACCAATCAGGATACATTACCCTAGACCCGGGATTTAAAAACACAGGATCGACAAAGAGTGCCATTACCTTCTTAGATGGAGAGAAAGGTGTATTGACCTACCGTGGTTATGCGATCGAAGATTTAGCGGATAAATCTACTTTCTTAGAGGTTGCCTACCTATTGATTTATGGCGAACTTCCAACGAAGGATGTATTGGAGAAATTCCGTGCGGACATCCGTTCGCAGATGATGATCCACGAAGACATGAAGAATTTCTTTGCTGGATTTCCATCCAAATCTCACCCGATGGGTCAGCTTTCTTGTTTGGTAGGTGCGCTATCGGCATTCTATCCAGAATCTTTGAACCCGAACCAAACGGACGAGGAAGAGAACAAGATGATCATCAATCTTTTGGCGAAAATGCCAACGATCGTATCTTGGATCCAGAAGAAATCTTTGGGCCATCCGGTAGTTTATCCGAAAAACAACTTTGGCTATATCGAGAATTTCTTGAACATGATCTTCGGCGAAGTAAATCAGGAGAAAACTTTCGACCCAGTAGTAATCGATGCGATGCATAAATTATTGATCTTACATGCGGACCACGAGCAAAACTGTTCGACCTCTACGGTACGTATGGTAGGTTCATCAAACGCAAACATGTACGCATCCATTTCCGCAGGTATCAATGCCCTTTGGGGTCCATTGCATGGCGGTGCCAACCAAGCGGTAATCGAGATGTTGGAAGCGATCAAGAACGATGGCGGCGATGCTGACAAATACTTGGCAAAAGCAAAAGACAAAAACGATCCATTCCGTTTGATGGGATTTGGACACCGTGTATACAAAAACTTCGACCCACGTGCTAAAATCATCAAGAAAGCATGTGACGATGTGTTGGAAAAATTAGGCGTTCAAGATCCGGTATTGGATATCGCGAAACGTCTGGAAGAAGCAGCACTGAGCGATCAGTACTTCATCGACCGTAAATTGTATCCAAATGTTGACTTCTACTCCGGTATCATCTACCGTGCACTAGGTTTCAACTCGGATATGTTCACCGTATTGTTCGCATTGGGCCGTCTTCCGGGATGGATTGCACAATGGAAAGAAATGCGTGACAACAAGGAGCCAATTGGCCGCCCTAGACAGGTGTACATTGGTGAGAACCTTCGTCAATACGTTCCTATCGCAGATAGAAAATAA